In one window of Nocardiopsis aegyptia DNA:
- a CDS encoding aspartate kinase, whose protein sequence is MALIVQKYGGSSVADAEAIKRVAQRIVAQKKAGYDVVVVVSAMGDTTDELLDLAEQVSPMPPARELDMLVTAGERMSMALVAMAIENLGYEARSFTGSQAGVITTSLHGNAKIIDVTPGRIQEAVDEGAICIVAGFQGVSQDTKDITSLGRGGSDTTAVALAAALKADACEIYSDVDGVFTADPRIVPSARRIPKVSYEEMLEMAACGTKILHLRCVEYARRYNIPLHVRSSFSQKPGTWVVSEVEESEGMEQPIISGVSHDRSEAKITVVGVPDKVGEAATIFKALADAEINIDMIVQNVSAVSTSRTDISFTVPKESGKTAISSLKRVQEKVGFESLRYDDKIGKVSLIGAGMRSYPGVTARFFDSVAGSGTNIEMISTSEIRISVIVEEDQIDAAVQAAHSEFQLDSDQVEAVVYGGTGR, encoded by the coding sequence GTGGCCCTAATCGTGCAGAAGTACGGTGGGTCTTCCGTGGCAGACGCGGAAGCCATCAAGCGAGTAGCCCAGAGGATCGTCGCTCAGAAAAAGGCGGGATATGACGTCGTCGTCGTGGTCTCTGCCATGGGCGATACCACTGACGAACTGTTGGACCTGGCCGAACAGGTCTCCCCGATGCCGCCCGCCCGTGAGCTCGACATGCTCGTCACCGCCGGTGAGCGCATGTCCATGGCGCTGGTCGCGATGGCCATCGAGAACCTCGGTTACGAGGCACGCTCCTTCACCGGCTCCCAGGCCGGTGTGATCACCACGTCGCTGCACGGCAACGCGAAGATCATCGACGTGACGCCGGGTCGCATCCAGGAGGCCGTGGACGAGGGTGCGATCTGCATCGTCGCCGGTTTCCAGGGTGTCTCGCAGGACACCAAGGACATCACCTCGCTGGGCCGCGGCGGCTCGGACACCACGGCCGTGGCGCTCGCCGCCGCCCTGAAGGCCGACGCCTGCGAGATCTACAGCGACGTCGACGGTGTCTTCACCGCCGACCCGCGCATCGTGCCGAGCGCGCGCCGGATCCCCAAGGTCTCCTACGAGGAGATGCTGGAGATGGCCGCCTGCGGGACCAAGATCCTGCACCTGCGCTGTGTCGAGTACGCGCGGCGCTACAACATCCCGCTGCACGTCCGCTCGTCGTTCAGCCAGAAGCCCGGTACCTGGGTCGTTTCGGAAGTCGAGGAAAGCGAAGGCATGGAACAGCCGATCATCTCCGGAGTCTCCCACGACCGGAGCGAAGCCAAGATCACCGTCGTCGGTGTGCCCGACAAGGTCGGTGAGGCCGCGACGATCTTCAAGGCCCTCGCGGACGCCGAGATCAACATCGACATGATCGTCCAGAACGTGTCGGCGGTCTCCACCTCGCGCACCGACATCTCCTTCACCGTGCCGAAGGAGTCCGGCAAGACCGCGATCTCCTCGCTCAAGCGGGTGCAGGAGAAGGTCGGCTTCGAGTCCCTGCGCTACGACGACAAGATCGGCAAGGTCTCGCTGATCGGCGCCGGCATGCGCTCCTACCCGGGCGTCACCGCCCGCTTCTTCGACTCGGTCGCCGGTTCCGGCACCAACATCGAGATGATCTCCACCTCGGAGATCCGCATCTCGGTGATCGTCGAGGAGGACCAGATCGACGCGGCCGTGCAGGCCGCCCACAGCGAGTTCCAGCTCGACTCCGACCAGGTCGAGGCTGTCGTCTACGGAGGTACCGGCCGATGA
- a CDS encoding alkene reductase, whose protein sequence is MTTTSALSAAPHTTESGHPLLDPYALPALALPNRVVMAPMTRMRADRNAVPTPLMATYYAQRAGAGLIVSEGISPSPTGQQYLTQPGLYTDEQVDAWREVTDAVHAAGGRIFAQVMHAGRNAHPANRHDGGVPLAPSAVSRTHLVHTLDGKVAPVAPRAMTRAEVHAAVAEHAEAASAAVRAGFDGVEIHGANSYLPHQFLADNTNLRTDEYGGGTTGRIRFAVEVVEAVADAVGAERVGLRLSPGNPEGEMVERDPATVHRALLAAIDPLGLAYLHLTDDPVYPALADLRPRWSGTLVGNTGEHEETTPESATRLVGEGRADLVSVGRPFISTPDAVERLAAGIPWASIREREFHYTSGPRGYVDYPRSNGTPTLPAGASTSEKNKE, encoded by the coding sequence ATGACGACGACAAGCGCCCTGAGCGCCGCCCCGCACACCACCGAGTCCGGCCACCCCCTCCTAGATCCGTACGCGCTGCCCGCGCTGGCCCTCCCCAACCGGGTCGTGATGGCACCGATGACGCGCATGCGCGCCGACCGGAACGCCGTCCCCACTCCCCTCATGGCGACCTACTACGCCCAGCGCGCCGGCGCCGGGCTCATCGTCTCCGAGGGGATCTCCCCCAGCCCGACCGGACAGCAGTACCTCACCCAGCCCGGCCTGTACACGGATGAGCAGGTCGACGCCTGGCGCGAGGTCACCGACGCCGTCCACGCGGCGGGGGGCCGCATCTTCGCCCAGGTCATGCACGCCGGGCGCAACGCCCACCCCGCCAACCGGCACGACGGCGGCGTCCCCCTGGCACCGTCCGCGGTGTCCCGGACCCACCTGGTGCACACCCTCGACGGGAAGGTCGCACCGGTCGCCCCGCGCGCGATGACCCGCGCCGAGGTGCACGCCGCCGTGGCCGAGCACGCCGAGGCCGCCTCCGCGGCGGTCCGCGCCGGGTTCGATGGCGTGGAGATCCACGGCGCCAACAGCTACCTGCCGCACCAGTTCCTCGCCGACAACACCAACCTGCGCACCGACGAGTACGGCGGCGGGACCACCGGTCGGATCCGGTTCGCGGTGGAGGTCGTGGAGGCCGTGGCCGACGCCGTCGGGGCGGAGCGCGTGGGCCTGCGGCTCTCCCCCGGCAACCCGGAGGGCGAGATGGTCGAGCGCGACCCGGCCACCGTCCACCGGGCGCTCCTCGCCGCGATCGACCCGCTCGGCCTGGCCTACCTCCACCTCACCGACGACCCCGTCTACCCGGCCCTGGCCGACCTGCGCCCGCGCTGGAGCGGCACCCTCGTCGGCAACACCGGGGAGCACGAGGAGACCACGCCCGAGAGCGCGACGCGCCTGGTGGGCGAGGGGCGCGCCGACCTCGTCTCGGTCGGCCGGCCCTTCATCTCCACCCCGGACGCCGTGGAACGCCTCGCCGCGGGCATCCCCTGGGCATCGATCAGGGAAAGGGAGTTCCACTACACCTCGGGCCCGCGGGGGTACGTCGACTACCCTCGGAGTAACGGGACACCGACCCTCCCGGCAGGTGCTTCCACCAGCGAAAAGAACAAAGAGTAG
- a CDS encoding DUF6243 family protein encodes MARNSDNLLGMGGQRNTVSRSALRGTSGGTKGGPSADARERKQELLRKLREKNSSAEPGEDGGQE; translated from the coding sequence GTGGCCAGGAACAGCGACAACCTTCTGGGCATGGGCGGGCAGCGCAACACGGTCTCCCGGTCCGCCCTGCGCGGGACCAGCGGCGGGACCAAGGGCGGCCCCAGCGCCGACGCCCGCGAGCGCAAGCAGGAACTCCTGCGCAAGCTCCGCGAGAAGAACAGCTCCGCCGAACCCGGGGAGGACGGGGGTCAGGAATGA
- a CDS encoding TetR/AcrR family transcriptional regulator gives MAESTAPDRTPTRRGPDPRRRSERARTAILDAAAALMGEVGFARMTMEGIAARAGVGKQTIYRWWPSKAAVVLDVFQREAGGDSEPLPDTGDLAADLRTVLRATVDEYNTPETDRISRAFTAEVQHDEDFARAVTEDLLRPHMRAYKERLRSAREAGEISPDADLDVAVELLTGPLHHRWLLRTAPLTHDYVDVLVDLALRALRP, from the coding sequence ATGGCAGAGAGCACCGCACCCGACAGGACGCCGACCCGCCGAGGCCCCGACCCCCGGCGCCGGAGCGAGCGCGCGCGCACGGCGATCCTCGACGCCGCGGCCGCCCTGATGGGCGAGGTCGGGTTCGCGCGGATGACGATGGAGGGCATCGCCGCGCGGGCCGGCGTCGGCAAGCAGACCATCTACCGCTGGTGGCCGTCCAAGGCCGCCGTGGTGCTCGACGTGTTCCAGCGGGAGGCGGGCGGCGACTCCGAACCCCTGCCCGACACCGGCGACCTGGCCGCCGACCTGCGCACCGTGCTGCGCGCCACCGTGGACGAGTACAACACCCCCGAGACGGACCGGATCAGCCGCGCGTTCACCGCCGAGGTCCAGCACGACGAGGACTTCGCCCGGGCGGTCACGGAGGACCTGCTGCGCCCTCACATGAGGGCCTACAAGGAGCGGCTGCGGAGCGCGCGCGAGGCCGGGGAGATCTCCCCGGACGCCGACCTCGACGTCGCGGTGGAACTGCTCACGGGACCGCTGCACCACCGGTGGCTGCTGCGCACCGCGCCGCTCACCCACGACTACGTCGACGTGCTCGTCGACCTGGCACTGCGCGCCCTGCGCCCCTGA
- the recR gene encoding recombination mediator RecR produces the protein MYEGAVQNLIDELGRLPGVGPKSAQRIAFHLLSAEHADVKRLVNALVEVKEKVRFCSVCGNVAEDEQCRICRDARRDTAVICVVEESKDVVAIERTREFRGRYHVLGGAISPIEGVGPDDLRVKELMTRLADGQVTELILATDPNLEGEATATYLARLVKPMGLKVTRLASGLPVGGDLEYADEVTLGRAFEGRRSLEF, from the coding sequence ATGTACGAAGGCGCGGTGCAGAATCTGATCGACGAGCTGGGGCGTTTGCCCGGCGTCGGTCCGAAAAGCGCGCAACGCATCGCCTTCCACCTGCTGTCCGCGGAGCACGCGGACGTCAAGCGCCTCGTGAACGCGCTCGTCGAGGTCAAGGAGAAGGTCCGCTTCTGCTCCGTGTGCGGCAACGTCGCCGAGGACGAGCAGTGCCGGATCTGCCGTGACGCGCGCCGCGATACCGCGGTCATCTGCGTGGTCGAGGAGTCCAAGGACGTCGTCGCCATCGAGCGGACCCGCGAGTTCCGGGGGCGCTACCACGTCCTCGGCGGCGCCATCAGCCCCATCGAGGGCGTCGGACCCGACGACCTGCGGGTCAAGGAGCTCATGACGCGCCTGGCCGACGGCCAGGTGACGGAGCTCATCCTGGCGACCGACCCCAACCTGGAAGGGGAGGCCACCGCGACCTACCTGGCGCGGCTGGTCAAACCGATGGGCCTGAAAGTGACCCGGCTGGCGAGCGGACTCCCCGTGGGCGGGGACCTCGAGTACGCCGACGAGGTCACTCTGGGTCGCGCCTTCGAAGGCCGTCGCAGCCTCGAGTTCTAG
- a CDS encoding rRNA adenine N-6-methyltransferase family protein, translating into MTARERHSALIEAMITDGTLTDAALIDAFRSVPRHAFIPESGALTAQGAALNATGNPERWLAAVYTDNAVATRVEGPGSDRRPDAAAAPTPRQGMPAPRAPEHDPDAATSCSSAPTVLARLLGLADLAPGQEVLEVGAGTGWNTALLAHLLGDDAVTSVEIDPRLAEAARRALRNWRHTPAVHAADGYEGYAPRAPYDRILSTCGVRRVPPAWLEQVRPNGLVVCPWGLLEGAGVLTRVEVPPNGTAVGRFHTGVGFVPLRVPGPPYPPVRDSGQQPDEYRLTQADPVAPLMSFPSAFALSVMVGDWRVRRRWIGTGSGMWVCDHAGTSWVRVYPYGTSWMIEQGGPRSIWDEFEAALDEWSRLGEPEPTRFGLSVEPDGSHRVWLDEPGRRSWPV; encoded by the coding sequence TTGACCGCCAGAGAACGCCACTCGGCACTGATCGAGGCGATGATCACGGACGGCACGCTGACCGACGCCGCGCTCATCGACGCCTTCCGCTCGGTCCCCCGGCACGCGTTCATCCCCGAGTCCGGTGCCCTGACCGCCCAGGGCGCCGCCCTGAACGCGACCGGCAACCCCGAGCGCTGGCTGGCGGCCGTGTACACCGACAACGCGGTCGCCACCCGGGTCGAGGGCCCCGGGTCGGACCGGCGTCCGGATGCCGCCGCGGCCCCGACCCCGCGCCAGGGGATGCCCGCACCGCGCGCACCCGAACACGACCCCGACGCGGCCACGTCGTGCAGTTCCGCGCCCACCGTGCTGGCCCGCCTCCTGGGCCTGGCCGACCTCGCCCCCGGCCAGGAGGTCCTGGAGGTCGGCGCCGGGACCGGTTGGAACACCGCCCTGCTCGCCCACCTGCTGGGGGACGACGCGGTCACGTCCGTGGAGATCGACCCGCGGCTGGCGGAGGCCGCGCGCCGCGCGCTGCGGAACTGGCGGCACACGCCCGCCGTCCACGCGGCCGACGGCTATGAGGGCTACGCCCCGCGCGCCCCCTACGACCGGATCCTGTCCACCTGCGGTGTGCGCCGGGTCCCGCCCGCCTGGCTCGAACAGGTGCGGCCGAACGGCCTGGTGGTGTGCCCGTGGGGGCTGTTGGAGGGGGCGGGCGTCCTGACCAGGGTGGAGGTGCCGCCGAACGGGACCGCGGTGGGGCGCTTCCACACGGGTGTGGGCTTCGTGCCGCTGCGGGTACCCGGGCCGCCGTATCCGCCGGTCCGGGACTCGGGACAGCAGCCCGACGAGTACCGGCTCACCCAGGCCGACCCGGTGGCGCCGCTGATGTCGTTCCCGTCGGCGTTCGCGCTGTCGGTGATGGTGGGCGACTGGCGGGTCCGCCGGCGCTGGATCGGCACGGGGTCGGGCATGTGGGTGTGCGACCACGCCGGCACGTCGTGGGTGCGCGTCTACCCCTACGGCACCTCGTGGATGATCGAGCAGGGCGGCCCGAGGAGCATCTGGGACGAGTTCGAGGCGGCCCTGGACGAGTGGTCACGGCTGGGCGAGCCGGAACCGACCCGCTTCGGACTGTCGGTCGAGCCCGACGGCTCGCACCGGGTGTGGCTGGACGAGCCCGGGCGCAGGTCCTGGCCGGTGTGA
- a CDS encoding MerR family transcriptional regulator has product MRIGELSRRTGVSPRSLRYYEEQGLLASTRTAGGHREYGPLAVERVDRIQCLFAAGLCSATIHELLPCIYAQERGDPAPDLLDNLREERTRIAASVERLERSLAALDAVIDNAHPSPAIAHAGAERG; this is encoded by the coding sequence ATGCGGATCGGCGAACTTTCCCGGCGCACGGGCGTCAGCCCGCGTTCGCTGCGCTACTACGAGGAGCAGGGCCTGCTGGCCTCTACCCGCACGGCGGGCGGACACCGCGAGTACGGCCCCCTCGCGGTGGAACGCGTCGACCGCATCCAGTGCCTGTTCGCCGCCGGGCTCTGCAGCGCCACCATCCATGAACTCCTGCCCTGCATCTACGCGCAGGAGCGCGGTGACCCCGCGCCGGACCTCCTCGACAACCTGCGCGAGGAGCGCACGCGCATCGCCGCCTCCGTCGAACGCCTGGAGCGGAGCCTGGCCGCGCTGGACGCGGTGATCGACAACGCCCACCCGTCGCCCGCCATCGCCCATGCGGGCGCGGAGCGTGGCTGA
- a CDS encoding DUF2252 domain-containing protein, whose translation MYDFHGATDHSPERRAFIVDTLESAFADLMASDPSAFRVKFRKMAANPFAFYRGSAALFYADVADMPDPWSDERTSRVWIQGDLHAENFGTYMDSTGRLVFDVNDFDEAYLGHFTWDVLRLVASIALLGWQKALSDDDIGTLVARCVRSYADQVRQFATEGGDSEFSLKLDNTDGTVHDVLQNARLHSRAAMLTSMTERHGYDRRFSEGPRVRRLSDEERDKVLAAYEGYLHTIPEDLRFDPRNYSVKDVVGSGGFGIGSAGLPAYSLLIEGLSEAWDNDVVLSVKQGNVAAPSRVVTDEHIMASFEHHGHRTAVSQRALQAHADPLLGHTEIDGAGFVVTEVSPYTNDLDWNRLTEPSEIAPVLDYLGRATAKAHCVSDSHADSTLVGWETEEAVLAVLDGREDEFTRWCTDFAHAYASQTRADHSLFVDAFRNNAIRGVRSSRA comes from the coding sequence ATGTACGACTTCCACGGAGCCACAGACCACTCCCCCGAGCGCCGCGCGTTCATCGTGGACACACTGGAGTCCGCCTTCGCCGACCTGATGGCGAGCGACCCGTCCGCCTTCCGCGTGAAGTTCCGCAAGATGGCGGCCAACCCGTTCGCCTTCTACCGGGGCAGCGCCGCGCTGTTCTACGCCGACGTCGCCGACATGCCCGACCCGTGGTCCGACGAGCGCACCTCGCGCGTATGGATCCAGGGCGACCTGCACGCGGAGAACTTCGGCACGTACATGGACTCGACGGGCCGGCTGGTCTTCGACGTCAACGACTTCGACGAGGCCTACCTCGGCCACTTCACGTGGGACGTGCTGCGCCTGGTCGCCAGCATCGCGCTGCTCGGCTGGCAGAAGGCCCTGTCCGACGACGACATCGGCACCCTCGTGGCGCGCTGCGTGCGCTCCTACGCCGACCAGGTCCGGCAGTTCGCGACCGAGGGCGGCGACTCCGAGTTCTCGCTCAAGCTCGACAACACCGACGGCACCGTGCACGACGTGCTCCAGAACGCCCGACTCCACAGCCGCGCGGCGATGCTCACGTCCATGACCGAGCGCCACGGCTACGACCGCCGCTTCAGCGAGGGGCCGCGGGTGCGCCGCCTGTCCGACGAGGAGCGGGACAAGGTCCTGGCCGCCTACGAGGGCTACCTGCACACCATCCCCGAGGACCTGCGGTTCGACCCCCGCAACTACTCCGTCAAGGACGTGGTGGGCAGCGGCGGCTTCGGTATCGGCTCCGCGGGCCTGCCGGCCTACAGCCTGCTCATCGAGGGCCTGTCCGAGGCGTGGGACAACGACGTCGTCCTGTCGGTCAAGCAGGGCAACGTGGCCGCGCCGTCCCGGGTGGTGACCGACGAGCACATCATGGCGTCCTTCGAGCACCACGGGCACCGCACGGCGGTCTCCCAGCGCGCGCTCCAGGCCCACGCGGACCCGCTGCTGGGGCACACGGAGATCGACGGCGCCGGCTTCGTGGTGACCGAGGTCTCGCCCTACACCAACGACCTCGACTGGAACCGGCTCACCGAGCCCTCCGAGATCGCCCCCGTCCTGGACTACCTGGGCCGCGCGACCGCCAAGGCGCACTGCGTGTCCGACTCGCACGCGGACTCCACCCTGGTGGGGTGGGAGACCGAGGAGGCCGTCCTGGCGGTGCTCGACGGCCGCGAGGACGAGTTCACGCGGTGGTGCACGGACTTCGCGCACGCCTACGCCTCCCAGACCAGGGCGGACCACTCGCTGTTCGTGGACGCCTTCCGCAACAACGCTATCCGCGGCGTCCGGTCCAGCCGCGCCTGA
- a CDS encoding YbaB/EbfC family nucleoid-associated protein, translating to MDMQALLQQAQQMQQQLAEAQEALDEAEVEGTSGGGLVKVKLSGRGQVEDITVDPKAVDPSDAEETAQTVADLVLAAIRDAEAQVERLQQEKMGPLAEGLGGGGMPGMPGGGGMPGLPGF from the coding sequence ATGGACATGCAGGCCCTGCTCCAGCAGGCCCAGCAGATGCAGCAGCAGCTCGCGGAGGCCCAGGAGGCCCTGGACGAGGCGGAGGTCGAGGGCACCTCGGGAGGCGGCCTGGTCAAGGTCAAGCTGAGCGGGCGCGGACAGGTCGAGGACATCACCGTCGACCCCAAGGCGGTCGACCCCAGCGACGCCGAGGAGACGGCGCAGACCGTCGCGGACCTGGTCCTGGCGGCCATCCGTGACGCCGAGGCCCAGGTCGAGCGGCTCCAGCAGGAGAAGATGGGCCCGCTCGCCGAAGGCCTGGGCGGTGGCGGTATGCCCGGAATGCCCGGTGGCGGCGGCATGCCGGGACTCCCCGGCTTCTAG
- a CDS encoding ABC transporter substrate-binding protein: MLLPGTGLPRGRILTVLPLPVAAVLAIAGCGSADPAGTQEADAGAAGTHVVEHARGEAEVPEDPQRVVVLEPVQLDTSVALGAVPVGAAVFDEAAGAPAYLGEEASGIESVGTVPEPNLEKIAALEPDLILGTESRHSALFDQLDSIAPTVFMASQADPWTENVELVARALGDEEGAAELLADYEERCTEVADAHGTEGMTAQLIRPRDEVLTLYGPTSFAGSTLECAGFTTPEHEWEDISLDISPERVLDARADHVFVTAADVDAPDAVPDAITSNEDSFPELHTVDQAFWIAGVGPLGGMTVLDDLDRILSASE; encoded by the coding sequence ATGCTCCTCCCCGGAACCGGTCTCCCCCGCGGACGCATCCTCACCGTCCTGCCCCTGCCGGTCGCCGCCGTCCTGGCGATCGCCGGATGCGGCAGTGCCGACCCGGCCGGAACCCAGGAGGCCGACGCCGGCGCGGCCGGCACGCACGTGGTCGAGCACGCCCGCGGCGAGGCGGAGGTGCCCGAGGACCCGCAGCGCGTCGTGGTCCTCGAACCGGTGCAGCTGGACACCTCGGTCGCCCTCGGGGCGGTCCCGGTCGGCGCCGCGGTCTTCGACGAGGCCGCCGGAGCGCCCGCGTACCTCGGCGAGGAGGCGTCCGGCATCGAGTCGGTGGGGACGGTCCCGGAGCCCAACCTCGAGAAGATCGCCGCACTGGAGCCCGACCTCATCCTCGGCACCGAGTCACGGCACTCCGCCCTGTTCGACCAGCTCGACTCGATCGCGCCCACGGTGTTCATGGCCTCGCAGGCCGACCCCTGGACGGAGAACGTGGAGCTGGTCGCCCGGGCCCTCGGTGACGAGGAGGGCGCCGCCGAGCTGCTCGCGGACTACGAGGAGCGCTGCACGGAGGTCGCCGACGCCCACGGCACCGAGGGCATGACCGCGCAGCTCATCCGGCCCCGTGACGAGGTCCTGACCCTGTACGGCCCGACGTCCTTCGCCGGCAGCACCCTGGAGTGCGCCGGCTTCACCACGCCGGAGCACGAGTGGGAGGACATCTCCCTGGACATCTCCCCCGAACGCGTGCTCGACGCCCGGGCCGACCACGTGTTCGTGACGGCCGCCGACGTGGACGCCCCCGACGCCGTCCCCGACGCGATCACCTCCAACGAGGACTCGTTCCCGGAGCTGCACACGGTGGACCAGGCGTTCTGGATCGCCGGTGTCGGCCCGCTCGGCGGGATGACGGTGCTCGACGACCTCGACCGCATCCTCTCCGCGTCGGAGTAG
- a CDS encoding DNA polymerase III subunit gamma and tau, whose product MSIALYRKYRPATFGEVRGQEHVTDPLRQALRSGRINHAYLFSGPRGCGKTTSARILARSLNCAEGPTPDPCGVCDSCVALAPDGGGSIDVIEIDAASHGGVDDARDLRERAFFSPVSSRYKIYIIDEAHMVTREGFNALLKLVEEPPPHLKFVFATTEPEKVIGTIRSRTHHYPFRLIPPSTLKELFEDLLKEEGIAYDPAALPLVVRAGAGSARDGLSVLDQLIAGSGEDGITREGAVSLLGYTDSSLLGEMVDALGARDGAAVFGLVDRMVEGGHDPRRFTTDLLERVRDLVILAAVPDALDKGLINVAAEAADQMKQQAARMGPAELTRAADILNQGLTEMRGATAPRLLLELMCSRILLPGTDGDQGVALLARLEQMERRVASGAIAPAAQPTAVAPATAAAAAPAPAPAAPAPAPSTAPAVPAAPTPAAPAAQPDPAPERPAPAPARPQADPAPQARPEPTGEPDGWSDAPRSRAAEPPSRAAAQPQAAPSGGALDLGRIQAAWSQVLEAVKGRRRFTWMVLSGSDVRPVGLEGNAVLLGFSRPNEAKGFTNSGSDQVVAAAIQQVLGVEVRVAPSGGGGNGGAPARRPEPAARPVEPTGWDTPAAPAPQSAPEPAPAAERAADPEPAPSPAPVDGPAPDQAPSRPTGPPADRIVTGLTEPPPDPFEDAAAAPPPEYSSPEPAPSRPAAPERRPDPAQRPEPPSAPGAPGASGGSTGRPAPAPGGPSLIETELGGRVIEEITHEAPEL is encoded by the coding sequence GTGAGCATCGCGCTGTACCGCAAGTACCGGCCCGCGACATTCGGTGAGGTGCGCGGTCAGGAACACGTGACCGACCCGCTGCGCCAGGCGCTGCGCAGCGGCCGGATCAACCACGCCTACCTCTTCAGCGGCCCGCGCGGCTGCGGGAAGACGACGAGCGCGCGCATCCTGGCCCGGTCGCTGAACTGTGCCGAGGGACCCACACCGGACCCCTGCGGCGTCTGCGACTCCTGTGTGGCGCTGGCGCCCGACGGCGGCGGCAGCATCGACGTCATCGAGATCGACGCCGCGTCCCACGGTGGTGTGGACGACGCCCGCGACCTGCGCGAACGCGCGTTCTTCTCGCCGGTCAGCTCGCGCTACAAGATCTACATCATCGACGAGGCGCACATGGTGACCCGCGAGGGTTTCAACGCGCTGCTCAAACTCGTCGAGGAGCCCCCGCCGCACCTGAAGTTCGTGTTCGCCACCACCGAGCCCGAGAAGGTCATCGGCACGATCCGCTCGCGGACCCACCACTACCCCTTCCGGCTCATCCCGCCGAGCACGCTCAAGGAGCTGTTCGAGGACCTCCTCAAGGAGGAGGGGATCGCCTACGACCCCGCCGCGCTGCCGCTCGTGGTGCGCGCCGGCGCCGGGTCGGCGCGCGACGGTCTGTCGGTTCTGGACCAGCTCATCGCCGGATCGGGCGAGGACGGCATCACCCGCGAGGGTGCGGTCTCGCTGCTCGGCTACACCGATTCCAGCCTGCTCGGCGAGATGGTCGACGCCCTCGGCGCCCGCGACGGCGCCGCCGTGTTCGGCCTCGTCGACCGCATGGTCGAGGGCGGCCACGACCCCCGCCGCTTCACCACCGACCTCCTGGAGCGCGTCCGCGACCTGGTCATCCTCGCGGCCGTGCCCGACGCCCTGGACAAGGGCCTGATCAACGTCGCCGCCGAGGCGGCGGACCAGATGAAGCAGCAGGCGGCCCGGATGGGGCCCGCCGAGCTGACGCGCGCGGCGGACATCCTCAACCAGGGACTGACCGAGATGCGCGGCGCCACCGCGCCCCGGCTCCTGCTGGAGCTGATGTGCTCCCGCATCCTGCTGCCGGGGACGGACGGCGACCAGGGCGTGGCGCTGCTGGCGCGCCTGGAGCAGATGGAGCGCCGGGTCGCCTCCGGTGCCATCGCCCCCGCGGCCCAGCCGACGGCCGTCGCACCGGCCACGGCCGCAGCGGCTGCACCGGCTCCCGCGCCCGCCGCACCGGCTCCCGCGCCCTCCACGGCTCCGGCCGTTCCCGCCGCACCGACCCCTGCCGCTCCCGCCGCCCAGCCCGATCCGGCGCCCGAGCGCCCGGCCCCGGCGCCCGCGCGGCCTCAGGCGGACCCGGCTCCGCAGGCACGGCCCGAGCCGACCGGTGAGCCCGACGGCTGGTCGGACGCGCCCCGTTCCCGCGCCGCCGAACCGCCGTCGCGCGCCGCCGCCCAGCCCCAGGCCGCCCCCTCGGGCGGCGCCCTGGACCTCGGCCGGATCCAGGCGGCGTGGAGCCAGGTCCTGGAAGCGGTCAAGGGCCGCCGCCGCTTCACGTGGATGGTGCTCTCCGGCAGCGACGTACGCCCGGTCGGCCTGGAGGGCAACGCGGTCCTGCTCGGCTTCTCGCGCCCCAACGAGGCCAAGGGCTTCACCAACAGCGGCAGCGACCAGGTCGTCGCCGCCGCCATCCAGCAGGTCCTCGGCGTGGAGGTCCGGGTGGCGCCCTCCGGTGGCGGAGGGAACGGCGGCGCCCCCGCGCGCCGGCCCGAGCCCGCGGCGCGGCCCGTCGAGCCCACCGGCTGGGACACACCCGCCGCGCCCGCGCCCCAGTCGGCCCCGGAACCGGCCCCCGCGGCCGAGCGCGCCGCCGACCCGGAGCCCGCGCCGAGCCCCGCTCCCGTGGACGGGCCGGCACCGGACCAGGCCCCGTCCCGCCCGACCGGTCCGCCCGCGGACCGTATCGTGACCGGACTGACGGAGCCGCCGCCCGACCCCTTCGAGGACGCCGCGGCCGCGCCGCCGCCGGAGTACTCCTCGCCCGAGCCCGCACCCTCCCGGCCCGCCGCCCCCGAGCGGAGGCCGGACCCCGCGCAGCGCCCCGAGCCTCCGTCGGCTCCGGGGGCTCCGGGCGCGTCCGGGGGTTCGACCGGACGTCCCGCGCCCGCGCCGGGCGGCCCCTCGCTCATCGAGACGGAGCTGGGCGGGCGCGTCATCGAGGAGATCACGCACGAGGCCCCCGAGCTCTGA